One genomic region from Halomicrobium zhouii encodes:
- a CDS encoding IS630 family transposase — MPGDRRKSVERHLSPDELDAAIDDAQEAGKPRRVRRLCLIRNLYEGDSLKEAGRRVGVSRPTAGRWADRWNEAGIGGLDPDFGGGRPPKLSDEQRDELKSVLEADQPWTKREVKTLIEEAFGVTYSDRHVHRLLSNFGMNFAKPRPRDPDRPDDAEERLSERLQDAIDELHNDEPVPDGGYVVGFLDEAWPQPTENRQRLWAFGSPTICKETPTATTDDPTLGFYALNGESVAECKSDVSKESVGEFFRSDPREEP; from the coding sequence ATGCCGGGCGATCGACGCAAATCTGTTGAACGCCACCTCTCGCCCGACGAGTTAGACGCCGCGATCGATGACGCTCAGGAAGCCGGAAAACCACGCCGTGTGCGGCGCTTGTGCCTGATCAGGAATCTCTACGAAGGCGATTCTTTAAAAGAGGCCGGACGGCGCGTCGGTGTCTCACGACCGACCGCCGGTCGCTGGGCGGATCGTTGGAACGAGGCCGGAATCGGCGGTCTCGACCCTGATTTTGGCGGCGGTCGACCGCCAAAGCTTTCCGACGAACAGCGTGACGAATTGAAATCCGTGCTTGAAGCCGACCAGCCGTGGACCAAGCGCGAGGTCAAAACGCTCATCGAAGAAGCGTTTGGAGTTACCTATTCAGATCGTCACGTTCACCGACTACTCAGTAATTTTGGAATGAACTTCGCCAAACCACGGCCACGAGATCCGGACCGGCCGGACGACGCCGAAGAGCGTCTCTCCGAACGGTTACAGGACGCGATCGACGAACTCCATAACGACGAACCCGTCCCGGACGGCGGCTACGTCGTCGGGTTCCTCGACGAAGCCTGGCCGCAACCGACGGAAAACCGTCAGCGACTCTGGGCCTTCGGCTCGCCGACGATTTGTAAAGAAACGCCGACGGCAACTACCGACGATCCGACGCTCGGGTTTTACGCACTCAACGGTGAGAGTGTCGCCGAATGCAAATCGGACGTCTCCAAAGAATCCGTCGGGGAGTTTTTTCGATCTGATCCGCGAGAAGAACCCTGA
- a CDS encoding DUF7344 domain-containing protein: MLYECLSHSRRRSILRCLRDTEKPLALADLAADVAHLEMEAPKSEVDPEEVKKIHLTLYHNHVPKLEEFGLVQYDPRNETVNLSESFDAVGFTDSSELFPTEA; encoded by the coding sequence ATGCTGTACGAGTGTCTCTCGCATTCACGGCGCCGCTCCATCCTCCGTTGTCTGCGAGACACAGAGAAACCGCTGGCACTCGCTGATCTGGCCGCGGACGTTGCCCACCTGGAAATGGAGGCTCCAAAATCCGAAGTCGATCCCGAGGAGGTGAAGAAGATCCACCTGACGTTGTATCACAACCACGTTCCGAAACTGGAAGAGTTCGGCCTCGTCCAGTACGACCCGCGAAACGAGACAGTGAACCTTTCAGAGTCCTTCGACGCGGTCGGGTTCACAGATAGCTCGGAACTCTTCCCGACAGAAGCATGA
- a CDS encoding helix-turn-helix domain-containing protein gives MSTIAEFTVPSEDFALHHALTTAPDMVVEIERVVATMEDKIMPYFWVSGGDQADFEDAFRNDSSVANTTLVDRIEGSVLYRAEWTENVESLIYAYVDIGATILQATGRDEQWELQLRFDNRKKVSQFQDYCEENGIRFELSRLYEQKQPMASVQYGLTPKQRETLVTALDLGYYDLPQKSSMSDVATELGISQQAVSKRLHNGHKGLITNALTVSHPDDE, from the coding sequence ATGAGTACTATCGCCGAGTTCACAGTCCCGTCCGAGGACTTCGCCCTCCACCACGCGTTGACCACCGCACCGGACATGGTCGTCGAGATCGAGCGCGTCGTCGCCACGATGGAAGACAAGATCATGCCGTATTTCTGGGTGAGCGGCGGTGATCAAGCCGACTTTGAGGATGCGTTCCGGAACGATTCCTCGGTCGCGAATACGACACTCGTCGACAGGATCGAAGGCAGCGTCCTCTACCGCGCCGAGTGGACGGAGAACGTCGAGTCGCTCATCTACGCGTACGTGGACATCGGTGCGACGATACTCCAGGCGACGGGGCGAGACGAGCAATGGGAACTCCAGTTGCGGTTCGACAACCGAAAGAAAGTCTCGCAATTCCAGGACTACTGCGAGGAAAACGGCATCCGATTCGAACTCAGCCGCCTGTACGAACAGAAACAGCCGATGGCGAGCGTCCAGTACGGCCTGACGCCGAAGCAACGGGAAACGCTCGTTACGGCACTCGATCTGGGCTATTACGACCTTCCCCAGAAGAGTTCGATGAGTGACGTGGCGACCGAACTGGGGATATCCCAGCAAGCGGTTTCAAAACGATTGCATAATGGACACAAAGGCCTGATTACGAACGCGCTGACGGTGAGTCATCCCGACGACGAATAA
- a CDS encoding TROVE domain-containing protein: MRFNDTTQTVAEATRTTNHEGGEAFDPADPRLALYKRTINQLLEDSYYEDDEEHLDAVVERFDAAADEDPEFVLQLAAYARQELYLRDVPQLLLVLAANDDRFKDDSDESLIREWAPAIVQRMDETATALAVHDELFGGTAPWPLRRGIEDALVGMADAYTLGKYELSRHEVTLRDVFNRVHPTPVDEEQEVLFERFMRGDLDDYPDVEALPSPKTWETVVSERGNTQEAWETLIEDDEYSLPIFASIRNLRNMLETGVDEEVIVDHLDLEAVRQAPLYPFRYYQAYEALQDAGIDAPDVERWLEQAIDVSVEHVPDGLGDTFVGVDLSGSMDMVLSEHSTLRYKEIGALFGAVLADQGARVGGFGDDFREVSMHVDTPILQRQDAVLGIDDDVGNSTNGWKVLESLREEAIAVERVVLFTDMQIWDSTYFGTDRTVREEFEVYRDEVAPDASLYMIDLASYGDLVTPEGYEGVYNVSGWSENVLEFIEHAEDTTQIIDEIGAVEPT, translated from the coding sequence ATGCGATTCAACGACACCACACAGACGGTCGCGGAGGCGACGCGAACCACCAACCACGAGGGCGGTGAAGCGTTCGACCCCGCCGACCCACGACTCGCCCTGTACAAGCGCACGATCAACCAGCTGCTGGAGGACTCGTATTACGAGGACGACGAGGAGCACCTCGATGCAGTCGTCGAACGGTTCGACGCGGCCGCGGACGAGGATCCCGAGTTCGTCCTGCAGCTCGCCGCCTACGCGCGCCAGGAGCTGTACCTGCGGGACGTTCCGCAGCTCCTGCTCGTGCTCGCCGCGAACGACGACCGGTTCAAGGACGACTCCGACGAGTCGCTGATCCGCGAGTGGGCGCCCGCCATCGTCCAGCGGATGGACGAGACGGCGACGGCGCTGGCCGTCCACGACGAACTGTTCGGCGGGACGGCACCGTGGCCGCTCCGGCGTGGGATCGAGGACGCCCTCGTCGGGATGGCCGACGCGTACACGCTCGGCAAGTACGAGCTCTCGCGGCACGAGGTCACGCTCCGGGACGTGTTCAACCGCGTCCACCCGACGCCCGTCGACGAGGAACAGGAAGTCCTGTTCGAGCGGTTCATGCGCGGTGATCTGGACGACTATCCGGACGTCGAGGCGCTGCCGTCGCCGAAGACCTGGGAGACGGTCGTCTCCGAGCGTGGGAACACGCAGGAGGCCTGGGAGACGCTAATCGAGGACGACGAGTACTCGCTGCCGATCTTCGCGTCGATCCGGAACCTGCGGAACATGCTCGAGACCGGCGTCGACGAGGAAGTCATCGTCGACCACCTCGACCTGGAGGCGGTGCGCCAGGCGCCGCTGTACCCGTTCCGGTACTACCAGGCCTACGAGGCCCTCCAGGATGCCGGGATCGACGCGCCCGACGTCGAGCGGTGGCTGGAGCAGGCCATCGACGTCTCCGTCGAGCACGTCCCCGACGGCCTCGGCGACACGTTCGTCGGCGTCGACCTCTCCGGGTCGATGGACATGGTGCTCTCGGAGCACAGCACGCTCCGGTACAAGGAGATCGGGGCGCTGTTCGGTGCGGTGCTGGCCGACCAGGGCGCCCGGGTCGGTGGGTTCGGTGACGACTTCCGCGAGGTGTCGATGCACGTCGACACGCCGATTCTCCAGCGCCAGGACGCCGTGCTCGGTATCGACGACGACGTCGGGAACTCGACGAACGGCTGGAAGGTACTGGAGTCCCTCCGCGAGGAGGCCATCGCCGTCGAGCGAGTCGTCCTGTTCACGGACATGCAGATCTGGGACTCGACGTACTTCGGAACCGACCGGACGGTTCGCGAGGAGTTCGAGGTGTACCGTGACGAGGTCGCCCCCGACGCGTCGCTGTACATGATCGACCTGGCGTCGTACGGCGACCTCGTGACCCCCGAGGGGTACGAGGGCGTCTACAACGTCTCGGGCTGGTCCGAGAACGTCCTCGAGTTCATCGAGCACGCGGAAGACACGACGCAGATCATCGACGAAATCGGTGCCGTCGAACCGACCTGA
- a CDS encoding sensor histidine kinase produces MKGKYWENQTSETLLATIISASGFLLLLWSILEPVVLFTSGSSTIFQARYIVGHVTIVPSCLGLIWGGQWLRTSEIPVEHHRRIGLYWILGGVGFLVFNIGLMTFFPTDSLWVVTNWIRWALTLGLAVGLVLGISHSRSIFTTLTAERQTLRAEHMAKQRDLVDQMNGILRHEVLNSTQVIVGNASLLRESDEPIEPTDERLQRILRQGEEVTTVIQEVRSLLSTIQADRQLEPVNLSQSIRAEIAKTEERHPGVSVAADVSDDIYIEADEVFGRILSNLLGNAVQHNNLSGLVLTVDAEVRDESVRVVIQDNGGGIPEDELETLFSRPDIGDHGLGLHLVKELTLSYGGTIDLIETGEAGTTFELRFPVSKPHHE; encoded by the coding sequence GTGAAAGGCAAGTACTGGGAAAACCAAACATCTGAGACTCTACTGGCAACGATTATCAGTGCCAGTGGGTTCCTGCTTCTCTTGTGGTCGATACTCGAACCAGTCGTTCTCTTTACATCTGGCTCTTCGACGATTTTCCAGGCACGGTACATCGTCGGGCACGTTACCATCGTCCCCTCCTGCCTCGGGTTGATCTGGGGCGGCCAGTGGCTCCGAACGAGTGAGATCCCCGTCGAACACCATCGGAGGATCGGTCTGTACTGGATTCTTGGAGGGGTTGGATTTCTCGTCTTCAACATCGGGCTGATGACCTTCTTTCCGACGGACTCTCTCTGGGTCGTGACGAACTGGATCCGGTGGGCCCTGACGTTAGGGCTCGCCGTCGGTCTCGTGCTCGGAATCTCTCACTCCCGTTCTATCTTCACCACCCTGACAGCGGAACGGCAAACGCTCCGCGCAGAACACATGGCAAAACAGCGGGACCTGGTCGACCAGATGAACGGTATCCTGCGCCACGAAGTGCTCAATTCGACGCAGGTTATCGTCGGCAATGCATCGCTATTACGCGAGTCCGACGAGCCGATCGAACCGACCGACGAGCGATTGCAGCGAATTCTTCGACAGGGAGAGGAAGTGACGACCGTCATTCAGGAAGTGCGGTCGTTACTCAGCACCATTCAGGCCGACCGGCAATTAGAACCAGTAAACCTCTCTCAGAGTATTCGAGCTGAAATCGCCAAGACCGAAGAACGACATCCTGGTGTGAGTGTAGCGGCAGATGTGTCGGACGATATCTACATCGAGGCGGACGAGGTATTCGGCCGAATCTTGAGCAATCTCCTCGGAAACGCTGTGCAACACAACAATTTGTCAGGATTAGTGCTTACCGTTGACGCCGAGGTGCGTGACGAGTCTGTACGCGTCGTAATTCAGGACAATGGCGGTGGCATTCCCGAAGACGAACTGGAGACGTTGTTTTCCCGGCCCGATATCGGTGACCATGGGCTCGGTCTCCACCTCGTGAAAGAACTCACACTGAGTTATGGAGGGACGATCGACCTCATAGAGACGGGCGAGGCGGGGACGACGTTCGAGCTTCGGTTTCCCGTTTCGAAGCCCCACCACGAGTGA
- a CDS encoding alpha/beta hydrolase encodes MSELSDRLLEFSFENPLVDPPLETANVRVLLPEGYDETDETYPTIYLLHGGGNSAAAWSDPDLSPGEIGPGPVQNYVDEDVVVVMPDGGENGWYTDWYNDGDFGAPMWETFHVHQLIPWAEDRFRLRSERGGRVVAGLSMGSAGALQYAARYPDTFAGVYAFSGGPFPIEQFPSGSTFVDAYGDPSEQETRVRGLNPNELTENYRNLRLYMAVGKAEGASGPAAEIEAIAYENFLTFVENLDETGIDYTFDVFPEGVHDWPYWQTYLKGVLPDMMDVFASEPVDPSGFTHETILRNVDIWDWQIDRADTNRQTAEFLRLEDVTSDGLTITGRGKTVVTTPGDYESGQKYRIDRDDGAATVRPRMVRADEDGSLTFTVHLGPAAETGSDVANQPESATISIEPFECGRSNGHE; translated from the coding sequence GTGAGCGAGTTGAGTGACCGGCTCCTGGAGTTCTCCTTCGAGAATCCACTCGTCGACCCGCCGCTCGAAACTGCGAACGTCCGGGTGTTACTCCCGGAGGGGTACGACGAGACAGACGAGACGTATCCGACGATTTACTTGCTCCACGGTGGTGGGAACTCGGCCGCGGCCTGGTCCGACCCGGACCTTAGCCCCGGCGAGATAGGCCCCGGCCCGGTACAGAACTACGTCGACGAGGACGTCGTCGTCGTCATGCCCGACGGGGGTGAAAACGGCTGGTACACTGACTGGTACAACGACGGTGACTTTGGCGCGCCGATGTGGGAGACGTTCCACGTCCACCAGCTCATCCCGTGGGCGGAGGACCGATTCCGACTCCGGTCGGAGCGAGGCGGCCGCGTCGTCGCTGGCCTCTCGATGGGGAGCGCCGGCGCGTTGCAGTACGCCGCTCGGTATCCCGACACGTTCGCCGGCGTGTACGCGTTTTCCGGTGGCCCGTTCCCGATCGAGCAGTTCCCGTCTGGCTCGACGTTCGTCGACGCCTATGGCGACCCGTCCGAACAGGAGACCAGGGTCCGCGGCCTCAATCCGAACGAGCTGACCGAGAACTATCGAAATCTCCGGCTCTACATGGCAGTCGGCAAGGCCGAGGGCGCAAGTGGGCCCGCTGCCGAAATCGAAGCGATAGCGTACGAGAACTTCCTGACATTCGTGGAGAACCTGGACGAGACCGGGATCGACTACACGTTCGACGTCTTCCCCGAGGGCGTCCACGACTGGCCCTACTGGCAAACGTACCTCAAGGGGGTTCTGCCGGATATGATGGACGTCTTCGCGAGCGAGCCAGTCGATCCCAGCGGTTTCACCCACGAGACGATACTGCGGAACGTCGACATCTGGGACTGGCAGATCGACCGGGCGGACACAAACCGGCAAACCGCGGAATTTCTCAGACTCGAAGACGTGACGTCGGACGGGCTGACGATCACTGGTCGCGGGAAGACGGTCGTCACGACGCCCGGCGACTACGAGTCCGGCCAGAAGTATCGGATCGATCGAGACGACGGCGCTGCGACCGTGCGACCGAGGATGGTCCGGGCCGACGAGGATGGCTCTCTCACCTTCACCGTTCACCTCGGTCCCGCGGCCGAAACGGGTAGCGACGTCGCCAATCAGCCCGAATCCGCGACGATCTCGATCGAACCGTTCGAGTGTGGTCGTTCGAACGGCCACGAATAA
- a CDS encoding MFS transporter, which yields MNTQLPGAEDGDRLVLGAVIVSTFFIGFGGGVIFPILPNLGAVLGISPFLVGLILSANRFSRLFANAPAGSLVDRFGTRTPFVVGMFVQGIATSGYVVAMVAPLPEAWFMAARLLWGVGSALVFATAYTIADDISDGGSRGSNMGLIRGGVLFGFPAGVVLGGLVSELSGNVVAFVVATGFAFFASVVAYATVPETHVEGEANQSVRPWDVNTSLPAITVGMVNFAVLFVYVGALFATLVLFIDQNQLGVFGFDSQGSSGLFMGITVVTAGLSMYVGGSVSDRTQSRVPVLLLFLAVTSVGFVLLALADSVATLALACFCVGLGQGGTSGPLMALLGDLVADGEMGRAVGTNNVFGDIGGGFGPIVTLPVVDVVGFWPVYLCCAAMPLVAAAILLGGVRRETGHFLPRVGS from the coding sequence GTGAATACGCAGCTCCCGGGGGCGGAAGACGGGGACCGGCTCGTCCTCGGAGCGGTCATCGTCAGCACGTTCTTCATCGGCTTCGGCGGCGGCGTGATCTTCCCGATCTTGCCGAACCTCGGTGCCGTGCTCGGCATCTCTCCGTTTCTCGTCGGTCTCATCTTGAGTGCGAACCGGTTCTCGCGGCTGTTCGCGAACGCGCCGGCCGGGAGCCTCGTGGACAGGTTCGGGACGCGAACACCGTTCGTCGTCGGGATGTTCGTCCAGGGGATCGCCACGTCGGGGTACGTCGTCGCGATGGTCGCGCCGCTCCCCGAAGCGTGGTTCATGGCGGCGCGGCTTCTCTGGGGCGTCGGGAGCGCGCTCGTCTTCGCGACCGCGTACACCATCGCCGACGACATCAGCGACGGTGGCTCGCGAGGGTCGAACATGGGGCTCATCAGGGGTGGCGTCCTCTTCGGGTTCCCGGCGGGCGTCGTCCTCGGCGGGCTCGTCAGCGAACTCTCTGGGAACGTCGTCGCGTTCGTCGTCGCGACCGGATTCGCGTTCTTCGCCAGCGTGGTCGCGTACGCGACCGTGCCCGAGACACACGTCGAGGGCGAGGCGAACCAGTCGGTCAGACCGTGGGACGTCAACACGAGTCTCCCGGCGATCACGGTCGGGATGGTGAACTTCGCGGTCCTGTTCGTCTACGTCGGCGCGCTGTTCGCGACGCTCGTCCTCTTCATCGACCAGAACCAGCTCGGCGTCTTCGGCTTCGATTCCCAGGGCTCCTCGGGCCTGTTCATGGGCATCACGGTCGTCACGGCGGGGCTGTCGATGTACGTCGGTGGCTCCGTCAGCGACCGGACCCAGTCCCGGGTCCCGGTCTTGCTCCTGTTTCTGGCCGTCACGTCGGTCGGGTTCGTCCTGCTCGCGCTCGCGGACTCGGTCGCGACGCTGGCCCTTGCCTGCTTCTGCGTCGGCCTCGGTCAGGGCGGGACCAGCGGACCGCTGATGGCCCTGTTGGGTGACCTCGTCGCCGACGGCGAGATGGGCCGTGCCGTGGGGACGAACAACGTCTTCGGGGACATCGGCGGCGGGTTCGGGCCCATCGTCACACTCCCGGTCGTCGACGTCGTCGGCTTCTGGCCGGTGTATCTCTGCTGTGCGGCCATGCCACTGGTCGCGGCCGCGATTCTCCTGGGCGGGGTCAGGCGAGAGACCGGCCACTTTCTCCCGCGTGTCGGGTCCTGA
- a CDS encoding DUF5518 domain-containing protein codes for MIGALRNFVTDHPWAYALPAGLGSAAYVLNNAPETGVLDYNIILWAGLIGGVLTVDGRKMAHRVGLRTGLVASLPVVWNIATVGAVIPTFDQPLWFGVVQTVLLLAAVTIGVLLVALAGALSAALGNWLSQQLGSGPASSTVQT; via the coding sequence ATGATTGGTGCCCTCCGAAATTTCGTAACAGACCATCCATGGGCTTACGCCCTTCCCGCTGGCCTCGGTTCAGCGGCGTACGTACTGAACAACGCTCCGGAGACAGGGGTACTCGACTACAACATCATCCTCTGGGCAGGACTCATCGGAGGAGTGCTGACGGTCGACGGGAGGAAGATGGCGCACCGGGTGGGGCTTCGAACAGGACTGGTTGCCTCGCTGCCCGTCGTCTGGAACATTGCCACTGTCGGCGCTGTGATTCCCACGTTCGACCAGCCACTGTGGTTCGGAGTGGTTCAGACGGTTCTGCTGCTCGCAGCAGTCACGATTGGAGTATTGCTCGTTGCCCTGGCAGGTGCGTTGAGTGCAGCGCTAGGAAACTGGCTCTCACAGCAGCTCGGTTCGGGACCTGCTTCATCGACAGTCCAGACCTGA
- a CDS encoding SWIM zinc finger family protein, with protein sequence MTPHPLDELSVSNRVRKRAQYEAFEFELLDSDVRVRNASHAVPADHEYLVTIEDGLPVDCTCPADANYEHACKHRVAVAIRRSVLDFANDVQLLADGGTRPQRGESPLEESRLDDIGEPADCDCDALPDDFPCWECVRTGRRPMPNRNRRD encoded by the coding sequence ATGACTCCACACCCGCTCGACGAACTGTCGGTATCGAATCGCGTCCGCAAACGTGCCCAGTACGAGGCCTTCGAGTTCGAACTGCTGGACTCGGACGTCCGCGTTCGAAACGCCAGCCACGCCGTCCCAGCGGACCACGAGTACCTCGTCACTATCGAGGACGGCCTTCCGGTGGACTGTACCTGTCCTGCCGATGCGAACTACGAGCACGCGTGCAAACACAGAGTCGCAGTCGCTATCCGGCGTTCAGTCCTCGATTTCGCGAATGATGTGCAGTTACTCGCGGATGGCGGGACGCGCCCGCAACGCGGTGAGTCCCCTCTGGAGGAATCCCGACTCGACGACATCGGCGAACCTGCTGACTGCGATTGCGATGCCCTCCCAGACGACTTTCCGTGTTGGGAATGCGTCCGGACAGGAAGACGACCGATGCCGAACCGGAACCGACGAGACTGA
- a CDS encoding DUF6735 family protein: protein MNDGVFRGRLRALKSITRDMLDMDVFDENEARTYMIEKLEAWVHDDAEIHVHRATE from the coding sequence GTGAACGATGGTGTCTTTCGTGGTCGGCTTCGCGCATTGAAATCGATCACGCGAGACATGCTCGACATGGACGTCTTCGACGAGAATGAGGCACGAACCTACATGATCGAGAAGCTCGAGGCCTGGGTGCACGACGACGCGGAGATCCACGTCCATCGAGCGACCGAGTAG
- a CDS encoding DUF7437 domain-containing protein: protein MTFEHGSDTDQISPTLLIALARTKSNENIRLYRDRNGVAGLATAVEYARDYVRSRTSARVMAREEGIPVLEAETILQELRDIVLSVEPALSDEPHLEAFDAAVDESSLE from the coding sequence ATGACGTTCGAGCACGGGAGTGACACAGACCAGATCTCGCCGACGTTGCTGATCGCACTCGCCCGGACCAAGTCCAACGAGAACATTCGCCTCTATCGTGATCGAAACGGCGTCGCTGGCCTCGCAACGGCCGTCGAGTACGCCCGTGATTACGTTCGTTCGCGGACTTCGGCACGTGTGATGGCCCGTGAGGAAGGCATTCCAGTTCTTGAGGCGGAGACCATCCTCCAGGAACTCCGGGATATTGTGCTGTCTGTCGAACCAGCGCTGTCGGACGAGCCCCACCTCGAAGCGTTCGACGCCGCGGTCGACGAGTCGTCGCTAGAGTGA
- a CDS encoding transposase — protein sequence MRVSPNANRTSPKNPSGSFFDLIREKNPDRPIILICDNFSSHFADYVDNVADRLDIRRVRLPRYAPDLNPIEQVWKTLKRDLSPREASDLETWHRLIVDRFETIAERLSFAESWMDRFLDVQKLCL from the coding sequence GTGAGAGTGTCGCCGAATGCAAATCGGACGTCTCCAAAGAATCCGTCGGGGAGTTTTTTCGATCTGATCCGCGAGAAGAACCCTGACCGGCCAATCATTCTGATCTGCGACAACTTTTCGTCTCATTTTGCTGACTATGTCGACAACGTTGCAGATCGGCTCGACATTCGCCGGGTGCGGCTCCCGCGCTACGCTCCCGACTTAAACCCAATCGAGCAGGTCTGGAAAACGTTGAAGCGCGACCTCTCACCGCGTGAAGCGTCAGATCTCGAAACCTGGCACCGTCTCATCGTCGACCGTTTCGAAACCATCGCTGAACGACTCAGCTTCGCCGAATCGTGGATGGACCGCTTCCTCGACGTTCAAAAGTTGTGTCTGTAA
- a CDS encoding HFX_2341 family transcriptional regulator domain-containing protein, which produces MEKIREVHVAMLWREVDRILEPVAEYTPEVVYLLEHERDDVTHPDYHADVRETLETTVPTLRTCPVDLFDMYDVMGAVTTIADRHARDEVRVNVTSGTKRSAVGATMACMDEGTDATSYVVDPEERSVGAEQPLTAGYDGAAQLTTYQIDSPTPDQVASLAIIEAHETDAKSAKKRTLLEEGMRYGFEFLEGTESPSKGDYNVLKARITEPLRDRSYIQIEERGTRHYLTLTDAGRQTLRAFRHRAEDVIQDLEERHVASDGDSLVEFELDNPVGPLFEDSA; this is translated from the coding sequence ATGGAGAAGATACGGGAAGTCCACGTCGCGATGCTCTGGCGCGAAGTCGACCGGATACTCGAACCGGTGGCGGAGTACACGCCGGAGGTCGTCTACCTTCTGGAGCACGAACGCGACGACGTCACACACCCCGACTACCACGCTGACGTCCGCGAAACACTGGAGACGACGGTCCCCACCCTTCGAACGTGTCCGGTCGACCTGTTCGACATGTACGACGTGATGGGAGCCGTCACGACCATCGCCGACAGACACGCCCGCGACGAGGTCCGGGTGAACGTCACCAGCGGGACGAAACGATCGGCCGTCGGCGCGACGATGGCCTGCATGGACGAGGGGACGGACGCCACGTCCTACGTCGTCGACCCCGAGGAACGATCGGTCGGGGCCGAACAGCCGCTCACAGCCGGCTACGACGGGGCGGCACAACTCACGACCTACCAGATCGATTCCCCGACACCGGACCAGGTCGCCTCGCTGGCCATCATCGAAGCCCACGAGACCGACGCCAAGTCCGCGAAGAAACGCACCCTCCTGGAGGAGGGGATGCGCTACGGATTCGAATTCCTGGAAGGGACAGAGAGCCCGTCGAAAGGCGATTACAACGTCCTCAAGGCACGGATCACCGAACCGCTACGCGATCGATCGTATATCCAGATCGAAGAACGGGGCACGCGACACTACCTCACACTCACCGACGCCGGCCGCCAGACACTCCGCGCGTTCCGCCACCGGGCAGAGGACGTCATCCAGGACCTCGAGGAACGCCACGTCGCGAGTGATGGTGACTCGCTCGTCGAGTTCGAGTTAGACAATCCCGTCGGTCCCCTCTTCGAAGACAGCGCTTGA